The Hippoglossus hippoglossus isolate fHipHip1 chromosome 2, fHipHip1.pri, whole genome shotgun sequence DNA segment TTACATGTGTGATCACATGCTTTGCGTATATGTACCGTATCTGTCTTCCTGTGTAACAAAAGATCGCAGTGCCAGCGAGAGTTTATTTTTAACAGCTGATTGTTGGAGGAGAGTGCAGCGTCCAGATCAAGAGGTCAGTGTTGGCCTCTGATTACTGGACAACAGCTCTCATCCCtttgagcagctgctgcacttGATGCTGCCTCGGCGTTCCATTTACATTTAATCCTTCAGAGTGAaagtgatattgtttttatcagAGAAGTTAAAGCTGCATCTGAGTGTAAGGGCCTTATTGGAtaggaaaaaaatctgatattttaagaataatgttgtaataatACAAGAAGAAAGTCGTAATTTAATTCGAAAAATTCTTTACAAGAATTAACTATAGTAATTAGTAATCATTGTTAGCTGCAGTGTCGATTTTCTTGTGAATCTTTGTTGATCAAATTCATAATACATCAAAGAAGtagaacatttcatttcattttgtgtggTCAAATATGTTCCGGATATGCTAATCTTCTCCTCAAATCTCAGCTGGAGTGTGAGGTGCGTTGCTTCCCCTGTTAAATCAAAGCAGATGGTTCAGTGATGAGAGATGACACTTTTCTTTGCGCAGGTGGAAGTGGGAGCGGTGCAGCGCCGGTGAAACCCACTCAGGTGCTGAGAGCTGCTCCAAACTAACTGTAGATTCTCTGACTCTACAAACTAATGTTTCTACATGAAGCTGGTTTATTGAAGCTTCAGCTTTCACTCTCTGCTCATCACTTCTCTCGCTTACTTCTTTGCTGGTTGCTTCTAAACCTGTttgaccccccctccccttttctctctcttctattTCTCACTAGCGTATCTTGCTTTGGAGCCTTCCTCTTATTCCCATCCCGGCTCTCAGAGCCTCTCCAAaggtatctctctctctccctctctccgcctGTTCTGCTTTGCAACATCCTCACTTAGCtccagagtgagagaggggcTTTGGTCTTCAGTGGGGTTCAGGCAGATGTAATTACACTTGGATCTGGAACCACTCCAGAGCCACAAAGCTGGAGCCCCTCTCTGCTGTATGCATGTAGATGACAGCAGACATCTATGTAGTGTACGTCACTGTAGACAGCTTGTAGTAATGTAGCAGTGTATTGTGTTTGTGGTCTATTTACGTGTGTGTAGGGCTACTGGGACTCTTAAATTCATTTTGACCACAAGCGACCACATCCCCATGTTGTGGATCCCACAAATTAATATCCATAGCAtcagttgtgtttcagcagAGTGCTTCACAAACAGCTTCACCACATCATTTAATGACTGGCAGCTGTTGCTAGATTGAGCAAATGCTCACGTTGCTAGTGTTCAGAACTATTTATTAGGTGGTAAGTAAAGCTGGCATGCTACAGAAGTGTGTCCATTAGTTTGAATGCACAATTTGCATGCACATGCCACAATGTGCatgctacagtgtgtgtgcatgtatgttttaTCTGTGTCCTTAATAAATATTCTTTGGCCAGTTCTCAGTGCCGATCGTGTGGAGCAGATGACCAAAACTTACAATGACATTGAAGTGGTCACTCACCTTTTGGCCGAGGTAGGCGTCCCTTTACTTTACTTGTTGTCTGTCTACTAGGAAACAGCATCTTATTGGCTAATTAACCCTGTGGTATGTGTGTTCTCATTGGACAGCGGGACAGAGACTTGGAGCTGGCAGCTCGGATCGGCCAGTCACTCCTGCAGAGGAACCACCTGCTGCAGGAACGCACTGAGGCCGTAGAGGAGCAGCTAACACAGGCCCTGGACCAGGTAGCTGATCCAGCCCTTTTCCAAATCTCTTTCAATTATAGCCACAAAAAAGAAAGTGCGTTTGTGTATGGATCATAAAAGACTAACCACTCCTATGAAAAACGTTCCTCACTGGCCAGGTTCATCAGCTGCAGCATGAGCTCAGTAAGAAGGATGAGTTGCTGCGGATGGTGGCCAGTGCCTCGGAGGAGAGCGAGACCGACTCCAGCGTGTCGACTCCTCTGCAACAACCTAAGCAGCCGGGGGGAACAGCCGCTGCAGTTGCACTCAGCCAGCTGGAGTGTCTGCAGAGCAAACTGCAGGACCTGGAGGACGAGAACCTGGTGCTGAGGTCTGAGGTACGAGGCGTACACAGTGAAACCTGTGAATCAGCGGAACAGATGTATAATAAAATGGAAGTGAAATGGGAAGcggtaaaatatataaacacattttgaacagCAATAAATTACAGATTTACAAAGTTCGAATTTAATTTTGCACGCCATATATCTGAATTAAAACAGATGTCGCAGTGTAGGAGGTGTTTCAGTAATGTCCTGATTTCCAAGTGTGCTGACTGGAGAAATGGTCAATGGTTTATGAATCATGAATTTGTCACTTTAGCTGTTAACTGTTTTTTTGTACTGTCCCCACTCCAGGCATGTCAACTGAAGACAGAAACTATCACGTatgaggagaaggagcagcagcttgtgagcgACTGTGTCAAGGAGCTCCGTGAGTGAAAAtcatacacatgcacaaacacagaaaggcaCATCGTAAAGTGTGAAATACTCTTTTTAACTGATGTTGCTTTGCGTGCTTGTTTGTTGCCAGGTGAGTCCAACAGCCAGATGGTGTCTCTGACAGATGACTTGTCTCAGAAGAACATGGAGCTGCTCAGACACCAGGAGGAGATCGCTCAGCTGCTCTCTCAGAtagtggagctgcagcacagagtgAAGGAGGTGAGGAGTCGGGGATGTATATGCATAGATAACAAGTTAATTGGATGTAATTGCAGCTCTACTCTTTGAATAGAATCAAAACCGTTCTGCAATgtattaacttttatttagagctgaaacaattagtcACTAAATTGAGGAAttatcacttggactcaaagatcaAGGGATTAGAGTTCAGCTGTCAAAGCTCACGTTGACCTCATGCGAGTCTGGAAATAAAGGATTTTATTGTGTGTAACAAACAAAGTCTGTGTATCTGTTTAAATgccagtgttgtgttgttttctctgtagCTGGCGTTGGagaaagaggagctgaggatcCACCTGCAGGCCTCCAAAGAAGCTCAGAGACAGCTCACAGTAGAGGTACCAtcccacacatccacacacacacgtatacattCAATtctttcatttgctttttttagtTATTGCATAcagaaataaattaatttaagaactgctgcttgtctgtgtgtgtgtgtgtgtgtgtgttttgatgtaCGCTTCAGCTGAACGAGTTGGCAGAGAGGAACGTCGAGTGCGTCGAGATGCTTCATGAGTCtcaggaggagatcagagatcTTCGCAATAAAAACACGCCCTCTACTGGAATGCGAAGGCACCTGTCTTACGGCCTCTACCCCATGGTGAGAGAAACACACTGAAGTCATCACAATGACTGTTGCCATTAAACCTTTTGACAGTTGGTGTCAGTGACCCAGAAAGTAGCGTAGAAATGCGTCAATAAAGACAGTGAAGAAGATTGGTCAGGGGCAGATATGGATCTAAACATCTAgcaaaaaatattcaaatgttcaACTTTGATGCAAGTAGCCTTTGACCACATGGATAAAGTAATctttaaacgtgtgtgtgtgtaggactcCCTTGCGGCAGAGATCGAGGGCACCATGAGGAGAGAGCTGAGTGTGGAGGAAGAAACTGCCTTCGAGGACCAAAGGTTAGAAAAACCCAGACACTTCACTTCAGAATCAAGAGGACTCAAGTTTCAGGCTCTGAGTGTTTGATGTGGTGTCAGGAAGAATCAGGAAAGAAAACTGGTGAAGCAGTCAAGAGTAAATTGATCATTTGTGGACCTTTTGTTTCTGACCTTTTGACATCTTGTCGCTGCAGGGTATCCCAGAAGCGAGTCTTCCAAACAGTCCGCTCCGTCAACACCGTGGCATCGCGGCCAGCTTCAGCCACTCCTCCAATCCCTGGCTCAGGACAGAGCTCTCTGGTGATGACTGCACAGCCTTTCCAGTCCAATCAGGGGTACTTTACAAAGAATCTATACTTCCTTTCATGCTTTTTACCTAAAGGATTCATTTTGGACCCTTTGAGCTCAttaaatgtgtctttgtctgcAGGGAGGAGGTGCGTATGGGGCAGCCCGGCTCTCCTGGTGGAAACGACCTCACCAGAGCCCTCCACCGTCTGTCGCTGCGGCGACATAACTTCCTGTCTGAGCGTCAGTTCTTCCATGCAGAGCGCGAGAAGAAGCTGCAGTCCCTGGCAGGGGCGGAGGCAGACGTAGagggcagctgctgcagctcacagaCGGGCAGCATGCACTCTTCTTACTCCAACCTGTCAGAGCTCTCATTCAGCTCCTGTATTTTTAAGACCTTCCTCCCTGAGAAGCTTCAGATCGTCAAACCCATGGAAGGTATTTGGAATTTGCCGGATTGGTTGTTGGTGCTTTCaaaggcaaagagagaaaagtgttttcaaTCCCAACTGTCTGGTTTCCAGGTTCACTGACGCTCCATCACTGGCAGCAGCTGGCCAAACCACACCTGGCCACCATCCTGGACCCCCACCCAGGCGTAGTGACGAAGGGTTTCCGGCCGCTGACTCAGGATGCTGTCTACCGCCTgtctgacatggaggaggatgaggaggacgaagagCACAGAGGGAAAAGCGTCCTTGAGAAGGGGGCGGCAGAGCGGTGTAAGgaagtggaggatgaggaggaagacgacgGTGGGATCACCTTCAAGGTGCGCTACACATCTACGCCTGAGGAGAGGAAGGGCAGAAAGCATTCGgtgtctcctcttcctgtcccaCCTCTCTCCCCCACTATGGTGACATCGCCCTCCTTGGTTCAGTCGAACATCTGTCTGACACCTGCACTTCATGTCACTGACACATCCAGCCATTCATCTCAGCCCATTCCAACAACCTCTACAGCAACGGTCCAATCACAGAGTCAGATCTGCACCTTAGTATCAACAACAGCATCTTGCTCTGGTAAATAGTGAACACTGAATGTTTACGTGTTGACGTGGCATCCTACAGTGTAATGTGTTAATGGGTCATTTGCTGTGTGTTCAGTCCAAAATCCAGGAAAGTGTCAGAGCTCCACCTTCTCCACCTACACCTTCACGACCTGCCGCATCCTGCACCCCAGTGACGTCACACAGGTCACCCCAAGGTAAGTCTTGGATGGAAGATGAAGAAGCTCTTAATGTAATTTCAGCTTTGTAGTCACACCATTGTTAATgacgtgtgtctgtctgtgcttgtCAGTTCGCAGTCGTCTATCATGGCCAACACTCCGAGCTCCATGAGGACAGGTCCCAGTACCCCTGTGACCCCCTGCAGGCTGAGCCTGGGTGACTCCTTCCCCCCTCGACGCCCCCCGGTGCCTACCTGCAGCCTGGCCAAGCTGGTCCTGGAGAGGGGCATTTCTGCACAAGTGTCCACTGACACCCCACCTTCATCGCCGAAAAGCACACATAGGCAGCCCCTCTTCCGTTTCCTCCCAATCACGCCAGCCAACTCCCCCTCCCACTCGCCTTCTCACTCTCCTGTGCCCTCAGAATCTCGCCAGCACCCCGCTGACAATTTCCTCGCCTCGCGACCGGCAGAGCTTTTTCTCCAGGACGTTTATGGGCTTAATCTTGGCCGCGCCCCTCATCCCGACCTACCGAGCCCCTCCCAGAACACCCCAGCCATCGTCCCTTCACGCCGAGCCAGGTCCGACCCAGTCAACGTAGGACTGGTGGAGAGGCTGCGGCGGCTGGGATTCACGAAGGTGCTCCACGGCTCTGAGTCCGACGCCTCAGTGCTCCGCCAGGATTCTTCCACTTTTGTGTCGGCGGGCGGAGGGAGCTTATTGGACGGCCTGAGGCGCAACCAAAGCCTCCCAGCCATGATTGGCGCCAGGGCTGGAAAGACAGCTGGTAACCCCAAACCTCCACTTCACCCAACCTCCCTGGCCCTCCCCCCACCACCATGGGGAAACCTTAAAGAGCGGCGTCGGCATCTCCCCTCCGTCTTTCACGTTCCATCAGGTTCAGCCAAGCGCTGAACAGGAGGTTGGACTGGGAGGATTCAGACtccagaatatatatatatagcctcTCCTACACCTCCATCCCCTTGctcctcccctcatctctcctcctttctgccTCTGGAGAGATGAGTCAAGACATCAGTGGTCAGAACAATCCCTCCTTC contains these protein-coding regions:
- the trak2 gene encoding trafficking kinesin-binding protein 2 isoform X4 is translated as MPVLNIHNEEAYDNFAVEVLSADRVEQMTKTYNDIEVVTHLLAERDRDLELAARIGQSLLQRNHLLQERTEAVEEQLTQALDQVHQLQHELSKKDELLRMVASASEESETDSSVSTPLQQPKQPGGTAAAVALSQLECLQSKLQDLEDENLVLRSEACQLKTETITYEEKEQQLVSDCVKELRESNSQMVSLTDDLSQKNMELLRHQEEIAQLLSQIVELQHRVKELALEKEELRIHLQASKEAQRQLTVELNELAERNVECVEMLHESQEEIRDLRNKNTPSTGMRRHLSYGLYPMDSLAAEIEGTMRRELSVEEETAFEDQRVSQKRVFQTVRSVNTVASRPASATPPIPGSGQSSLVMTAQPFQSNQGEEVRMGQPGSPGGNDLTRALHRLSLRRHNFLSERQFFHAEREKKLQSLAGAEADVEGSCCSSQTGSMHSSYSNLSELSFSSCIFKTFLPEKLQIVKPMEGSLTLHHWQQLAKPHLATILDPHPGVVTKGFRPLTQDAVYRLSDMEEDEEDEEHRGKSVLEKGAAERCKEVEDEEEDDGGITFKVRYTSTPEERKGRKHSVSPLPVPPLSPTMVTSPSLVQSNICLTPALHVTDTSSHSSQPIPTTSTATVQSQSQICTLVSTTASCSVQNPGKCQSSTFSTYTFTTCRILHPSDVTQVTPSSQSSIMANTPSSMRTGPSTPVTPCRLSLGDSFPPRRPPVPTCSLAKLVLERGISAQVSTDTPPSSPKSTHRQPLFRFLPITPANSPSHSPSHSPVPSESRQHPADNFLASRPAELFLQDVYGLNLGRAPHPDLPSPSQNTPAIVPSRRARSDPVNVGLVERLRRLGFTKVLHGSESDASVLRQDSSTFVSAGGGSLLDGLRRNQSLPAMIGARAGKTAGNPKPPLHPTSLALPPPPWGNLKERRRHLPSVFHVPSGSAKR
- the trak2 gene encoding trafficking kinesin-binding protein 2 isoform X1 codes for the protein MFEVKPRAVEKKESSTETDEGLGSSGRHYGSGSVGSGSAGSVYLSDSQDWVVSPSCSPDEGSGQINAISPMLAEETFRYMTYLALEPSSYSHPGSQSLSKVLSADRVEQMTKTYNDIEVVTHLLAERDRDLELAARIGQSLLQRNHLLQERTEAVEEQLTQALDQVHQLQHELSKKDELLRMVASASEESETDSSVSTPLQQPKQPGGTAAAVALSQLECLQSKLQDLEDENLVLRSEACQLKTETITYEEKEQQLVSDCVKELRESNSQMVSLTDDLSQKNMELLRHQEEIAQLLSQIVELQHRVKELALEKEELRIHLQASKEAQRQLTVELNELAERNVECVEMLHESQEEIRDLRNKNTPSTGMRRHLSYGLYPMDSLAAEIEGTMRRELSVEEETAFEDQRVSQKRVFQTVRSVNTVASRPASATPPIPGSGQSSLVMTAQPFQSNQGEEVRMGQPGSPGGNDLTRALHRLSLRRHNFLSERQFFHAEREKKLQSLAGAEADVEGSCCSSQTGSMHSSYSNLSELSFSSCIFKTFLPEKLQIVKPMEGSLTLHHWQQLAKPHLATILDPHPGVVTKGFRPLTQDAVYRLSDMEEDEEDEEHRGKSVLEKGAAERCKEVEDEEEDDGGITFKVRYTSTPEERKGRKHSVSPLPVPPLSPTMVTSPSLVQSNICLTPALHVTDTSSHSSQPIPTTSTATVQSQSQICTLVSTTASCSVQNPGKCQSSTFSTYTFTTCRILHPSDVTQVTPSSQSSIMANTPSSMRTGPSTPVTPCRLSLGDSFPPRRPPVPTCSLAKLVLERGISAQVSTDTPPSSPKSTHRQPLFRFLPITPANSPSHSPSHSPVPSESRQHPADNFLASRPAELFLQDVYGLNLGRAPHPDLPSPSQNTPAIVPSRRARSDPVNVGLVERLRRLGFTKVLHGSESDASVLRQDSSTFVSAGGGSLLDGLRRNQSLPAMIGARAGKTAGNPKPPLHPTSLALPPPPWGNLKERRRHLPSVFHVPSGSAKR
- the trak2 gene encoding trafficking kinesin-binding protein 2 isoform X2; amino-acid sequence: MFEVKPRAVEKKESSTETDEGLGSSGRHYGSGSVGSGSAGSVYLSDSQDWVVSPSCSPDEGSGQINAISPMLAEETFRYMILSADRVEQMTKTYNDIEVVTHLLAERDRDLELAARIGQSLLQRNHLLQERTEAVEEQLTQALDQVHQLQHELSKKDELLRMVASASEESETDSSVSTPLQQPKQPGGTAAAVALSQLECLQSKLQDLEDENLVLRSEACQLKTETITYEEKEQQLVSDCVKELRESNSQMVSLTDDLSQKNMELLRHQEEIAQLLSQIVELQHRVKELALEKEELRIHLQASKEAQRQLTVELNELAERNVECVEMLHESQEEIRDLRNKNTPSTGMRRHLSYGLYPMDSLAAEIEGTMRRELSVEEETAFEDQRVSQKRVFQTVRSVNTVASRPASATPPIPGSGQSSLVMTAQPFQSNQGEEVRMGQPGSPGGNDLTRALHRLSLRRHNFLSERQFFHAEREKKLQSLAGAEADVEGSCCSSQTGSMHSSYSNLSELSFSSCIFKTFLPEKLQIVKPMEGSLTLHHWQQLAKPHLATILDPHPGVVTKGFRPLTQDAVYRLSDMEEDEEDEEHRGKSVLEKGAAERCKEVEDEEEDDGGITFKVRYTSTPEERKGRKHSVSPLPVPPLSPTMVTSPSLVQSNICLTPALHVTDTSSHSSQPIPTTSTATVQSQSQICTLVSTTASCSVQNPGKCQSSTFSTYTFTTCRILHPSDVTQVTPSSQSSIMANTPSSMRTGPSTPVTPCRLSLGDSFPPRRPPVPTCSLAKLVLERGISAQVSTDTPPSSPKSTHRQPLFRFLPITPANSPSHSPSHSPVPSESRQHPADNFLASRPAELFLQDVYGLNLGRAPHPDLPSPSQNTPAIVPSRRARSDPVNVGLVERLRRLGFTKVLHGSESDASVLRQDSSTFVSAGGGSLLDGLRRNQSLPAMIGARAGKTAGNPKPPLHPTSLALPPPPWGNLKERRRHLPSVFHVPSGSAKR
- the trak2 gene encoding trafficking kinesin-binding protein 2 isoform X3, encoding MPVLNIHNEEAYDNFAVEAYLALEPSSYSHPGSQSLSKVLSADRVEQMTKTYNDIEVVTHLLAERDRDLELAARIGQSLLQRNHLLQERTEAVEEQLTQALDQVHQLQHELSKKDELLRMVASASEESETDSSVSTPLQQPKQPGGTAAAVALSQLECLQSKLQDLEDENLVLRSEACQLKTETITYEEKEQQLVSDCVKELRESNSQMVSLTDDLSQKNMELLRHQEEIAQLLSQIVELQHRVKELALEKEELRIHLQASKEAQRQLTVELNELAERNVECVEMLHESQEEIRDLRNKNTPSTGMRRHLSYGLYPMDSLAAEIEGTMRRELSVEEETAFEDQRVSQKRVFQTVRSVNTVASRPASATPPIPGSGQSSLVMTAQPFQSNQGEEVRMGQPGSPGGNDLTRALHRLSLRRHNFLSERQFFHAEREKKLQSLAGAEADVEGSCCSSQTGSMHSSYSNLSELSFSSCIFKTFLPEKLQIVKPMEGSLTLHHWQQLAKPHLATILDPHPGVVTKGFRPLTQDAVYRLSDMEEDEEDEEHRGKSVLEKGAAERCKEVEDEEEDDGGITFKVRYTSTPEERKGRKHSVSPLPVPPLSPTMVTSPSLVQSNICLTPALHVTDTSSHSSQPIPTTSTATVQSQSQICTLVSTTASCSVQNPGKCQSSTFSTYTFTTCRILHPSDVTQVTPSSQSSIMANTPSSMRTGPSTPVTPCRLSLGDSFPPRRPPVPTCSLAKLVLERGISAQVSTDTPPSSPKSTHRQPLFRFLPITPANSPSHSPSHSPVPSESRQHPADNFLASRPAELFLQDVYGLNLGRAPHPDLPSPSQNTPAIVPSRRARSDPVNVGLVERLRRLGFTKVLHGSESDASVLRQDSSTFVSAGGGSLLDGLRRNQSLPAMIGARAGKTAGNPKPPLHPTSLALPPPPWGNLKERRRHLPSVFHVPSGSAKR
- the trak2 gene encoding trafficking kinesin-binding protein 2 isoform X5 produces the protein MFEVKPRAVEKKESSTETDEGLGSSGRHYGSGSVGSGSAGSVYLSDSQDWVVSPSCSPDEGSGQINAISPMLAEETFRYMTYLALEPSSYSHPGSQSLSKVLSADRVEQMTKTYNDIEVVTHLLAERDRDLELAARIGQSLLQRNHLLQERTEAVEEQLTQALDQVHQLQHELSKKDELLRMVASASEESETDSSVSTPLQQPKQPGGTAAAVALSQLECLQSKLQDLEDENLVLRSEACQLKTETITYEEKEQQLVSDCVKELRESNSQMVSLTDDLSQKNMELLRHQEEIAQLLSQIVELQHRVKELALEKEELRIHLQASKEAQRQLTVELNELAERNVECVEMLHESQEEIRDLRNKNTPSTGMRRHLSYGLYPMDSLAAEIEGTMRRELSVEEETAFEDQRVSQKRVFQTVRSVNTVASRPASATPPIPGSGQSSLVMTAQPFQSNQGEEVRMGQPGSPGGNDLTRALHRLSLRRHNFLSERQFFHAEREKKLQSLAGAEADVEGSCCSSQTGSMHSSYSNLSELSFSSCIFKTFLPEKLQIVKPMEGSLTLHHWQQLAKPHLATILDPHPGVVTKGFRPLTQDAVYRLSDMEEDEEDEEHRGKSVLEKGAAERCKEVEDEEEDDGGITFKVRYTSTPEERKGRKHSVSPLPVPPLSPTMVTSPSLVQSNICLTPALHVTDTSSHSSQPIPTTSTATVQSQSQICTLVSTTASCSVQNPGKCQSSTFSTYTFTTCRILHPSDVTQVTPSSQSSIMANTPSSMRTGPSTPVTPCRLSLGDSFPPRRPPVPTCSLAKLVLERGISAQVSTDTPPSSPKSTHRQPLFRFLPITPANSPSHSPSHSPVPSESRQHPADNFLASRPAELFLQDVYGLNLGRAPHPDLPSPSQNTPAIVPSRRARSDPVNVGLVERLRRLGFTKSF
- the trak2 gene encoding trafficking kinesin-binding protein 2 isoform X6, whose protein sequence is MTKTYNDIEVVTHLLAERDRDLELAARIGQSLLQRNHLLQERTEAVEEQLTQALDQVHQLQHELSKKDELLRMVASASEESETDSSVSTPLQQPKQPGGTAAAVALSQLECLQSKLQDLEDENLVLRSEACQLKTETITYEEKEQQLVSDCVKELRESNSQMVSLTDDLSQKNMELLRHQEEIAQLLSQIVELQHRVKELALEKEELRIHLQASKEAQRQLTVELNELAERNVECVEMLHESQEEIRDLRNKNTPSTGMRRHLSYGLYPMDSLAAEIEGTMRRELSVEEETAFEDQRVSQKRVFQTVRSVNTVASRPASATPPIPGSGQSSLVMTAQPFQSNQGEEVRMGQPGSPGGNDLTRALHRLSLRRHNFLSERQFFHAEREKKLQSLAGAEADVEGSCCSSQTGSMHSSYSNLSELSFSSCIFKTFLPEKLQIVKPMEGSLTLHHWQQLAKPHLATILDPHPGVVTKGFRPLTQDAVYRLSDMEEDEEDEEHRGKSVLEKGAAERCKEVEDEEEDDGGITFKVRYTSTPEERKGRKHSVSPLPVPPLSPTMVTSPSLVQSNICLTPALHVTDTSSHSSQPIPTTSTATVQSQSQICTLVSTTASCSVQNPGKCQSSTFSTYTFTTCRILHPSDVTQVTPSSQSSIMANTPSSMRTGPSTPVTPCRLSLGDSFPPRRPPVPTCSLAKLVLERGISAQVSTDTPPSSPKSTHRQPLFRFLPITPANSPSHSPSHSPVPSESRQHPADNFLASRPAELFLQDVYGLNLGRAPHPDLPSPSQNTPAIVPSRRARSDPVNVGLVERLRRLGFTKVLHGSESDASVLRQDSSTFVSAGGGSLLDGLRRNQSLPAMIGARAGKTAGNPKPPLHPTSLALPPPPWGNLKERRRHLPSVFHVPSGSAKR